A window of the Thalassospira indica genome harbors these coding sequences:
- a CDS encoding methyl-accepting chemotaxis protein, with the protein MEETILAPRADLVDQDEPQQSSDTQPMQADAPPQADQLDGLMRGISTALDYIENLLKFANTAGETQDSLMREIDVRSNNLRTGLEQTRREIEESTHTANDVQESTRATVSSKTDAIRGDLEKISQDLETKAEGAAKVLSAIEDIGKGIKLLALNATIEAARAGDHGRGFAVVAKEVGNLAQSTMQRTNEAVDLIDLSDVTKSLRESMGNIGNDLDSLGGEIEEALGGLKDRFAQMSGRLEHISGHNQVVFELLDASKDSSARTRSKVSWASGEIAKLSNCTTDTANVSTKLSQFLAASYIPEDPAYDRLADIKARGKIRIAIDPALVGASFRPQKGGPLHGIDIDYAEAFAKSIGVECEFIEHPWDLLTELLFVGKKAGQPPADVVWCALPPSDFYKGVAFSDTYTYLNFSLIRRPDNTSINTIADLEGRVLGTVNDPAALTVLEDVGLRWADNENKPGGIAKLSNMIAYGDISRVHDAVADGAIDAFAGDHPVFYWASKNPQSPWHGRLEVLPKPILPHPFFYVAAVAAEPASYPLLCAINDFIADFRKTPKRAEIEKLWQGQPIEHHLTYKDETGNLIGADELASSYHAHCRKFGISAD; encoded by the coding sequence ATGGAAGAAACCATCTTGGCGCCGCGTGCGGACCTCGTTGATCAGGACGAACCGCAACAATCATCAGACACACAGCCCATGCAGGCGGATGCACCACCACAAGCCGACCAACTTGACGGGCTGATGCGCGGTATTTCCACGGCCCTTGATTACATTGAAAATCTTTTGAAATTCGCCAACACGGCGGGTGAAACCCAAGACAGCCTGATGCGCGAGATCGATGTGCGATCCAACAATCTGCGCACCGGTCTTGAACAAACGCGCCGCGAAATCGAAGAAAGCACCCATACCGCCAACGACGTTCAGGAAAGCACGCGCGCAACGGTCTCGTCGAAAACCGATGCCATTCGTGGCGACCTTGAAAAGATCAGTCAGGATTTGGAAACCAAGGCCGAAGGTGCGGCAAAGGTTCTGAGTGCGATTGAAGATATCGGCAAGGGGATCAAGTTGCTCGCCCTTAACGCCACGATCGAGGCCGCCCGCGCCGGTGACCATGGCCGCGGCTTTGCCGTGGTGGCCAAGGAAGTTGGCAATCTTGCACAAAGCACCATGCAGCGCACCAACGAGGCCGTCGATCTGATCGATCTGTCCGATGTCACCAAATCCCTGCGCGAAAGCATGGGAAATATCGGCAATGACCTTGATAGCCTGGGTGGTGAGATCGAAGAGGCACTTGGCGGGCTTAAGGATCGCTTTGCCCAGATGTCGGGACGCCTTGAACATATCAGCGGCCATAACCAGGTCGTGTTTGAACTGCTCGATGCCAGCAAAGACTCATCAGCCCGCACACGCAGCAAAGTAAGCTGGGCGTCAGGCGAAATCGCCAAACTGTCAAACTGCACCACCGATACAGCAAACGTATCGACCAAGCTTTCGCAGTTTCTGGCCGCCAGTTACATTCCCGAAGACCCGGCCTATGACCGCCTCGCCGATATCAAGGCGCGCGGAAAAATCCGCATCGCGATTGACCCGGCACTGGTCGGGGCATCGTTCCGCCCGCAAAAAGGTGGCCCGCTGCATGGTATTGATATCGACTATGCCGAGGCCTTTGCCAAGTCCATCGGCGTTGAGTGCGAGTTCATTGAACATCCGTGGGACCTTTTGACCGAACTTCTGTTTGTTGGCAAAAAGGCCGGACAACCACCCGCCGATGTTGTCTGGTGCGCCTTGCCGCCCAGCGATTTTTATAAGGGTGTCGCGTTCTCAGATACCTATACCTATCTGAACTTTTCGCTGATCCGCCGCCCGGACAATACATCAATCAACACCATTGCCGATCTTGAGGGCAGGGTACTGGGCACGGTTAATGACCCCGCCGCCCTTACCGTGCTTGAAGATGTTGGTCTTCGCTGGGCGGATAATGAAAACAAACCCGGTGGTATTGCCAAGCTTTCGAACATGATCGCCTATGGCGATATTTCGCGCGTGCATGACGCGGTTGCCGACGGGGCGATTGATGCCTTTGCCGGGGACCATCCTGTGTTTTACTGGGCATCGAAGAACCCGCAAAGCCCTTGGCATGGTCGTCTGGAAGTCCTCCCCAAACCGATCCTGCCGCACCCGTTTTTCTATGTCGCGGCAGTCGCAGCGGAACCTGCGTCCTATCCGTTGCTTTGCGCCATCAACGACTTCATTGCCGATTTCCGCAAGACGCCGAAACGGGCCGAGATTGAAAAGCTCTGGCAGGGCCAGCCGATTGAACATCATCTGACCTACAAGGACGAAACCGGTAATCTGATCGGGGCGGACGAACTTGCCAGCAGCTATCACGCCCATTGTCGCAAGTTCGGGATTTCGGCCGACTGA
- a CDS encoding methyl-accepting chemotaxis protein has product MEQTVLAAQDGETARKVAQTNAGIEDLMRGISTALDYIQHLLEFANTAGETQDSLMREIDVRSNNLRAGLDDTGREIENSTSVAHDVQEATRATVAAKTDAIRTDLERISAELETKAEGANKVLSAIEDIGKGIKLLALNAAIEAARAGDHGRGFAVVAKEVGNLAQSTMQRTHEAVDLIDLSDVTKALRESMASIGNDLDSLGNEIEGSLTTLQERFANMSERLSDISEHNQVVFELLAGSKDASARTRGKVTRAHNDTKALSTSLSNATLAHDNLAQFLKSHHLHDDPTYDRLADIKARGKIRIAIEPAFVGLSFRLKPNDPLRGLDADYARALAKWLGVECEFVEHPWDLLTELLFVGAKPGAPTADVVWSALPPSDFYKGVAYSDTYTYLNFALCRRAGNTAINRLSDLDGKVLGIINDPVAFQVLEEQGLRWADNESNPGGIAKLSNLIAYSDQTRLHDALADGAVDAFAVDQPIFHWAANNPESPWHGRIEVLPGNILPLPYYYTAAVAAEPASWKLLCAINAFIAEFRGTSARAEIEKLWQGQALEHHLTYKDEAGNLIGADELATLYHAHCRKFGIAEC; this is encoded by the coding sequence GAATTTGCCAATACGGCGGGCGAAACCCAGGACAGCCTGATGCGCGAAATCGACGTGCGGTCAAACAATCTGCGTGCCGGTCTGGATGACACCGGGCGCGAGATCGAAAACAGCACCTCTGTTGCCCATGACGTTCAGGAAGCCACCCGCGCCACAGTGGCCGCAAAGACCGACGCAATCCGAACCGACCTTGAACGCATCAGCGCCGAACTGGAAACCAAGGCCGAAGGTGCCAACAAGGTTCTGAGCGCGATTGAGGATATCGGCAAGGGCATCAAGCTTTTGGCCCTTAACGCCGCGATCGAGGCGGCGCGTGCCGGTGATCATGGCCGTGGATTTGCCGTTGTTGCCAAGGAAGTCGGCAATCTGGCGCAAAGTACCATGCAACGCACCCACGAGGCGGTCGATCTGATTGATCTTTCGGATGTTACCAAGGCGCTGCGCGAAAGCATGGCCAGTATCGGCAATGATCTTGATAGCCTTGGCAACGAAATCGAAGGGTCGCTTACCACCCTTCAGGAACGCTTTGCCAACATGTCAGAACGGCTATCTGATATTTCCGAGCACAATCAGGTGGTGTTTGAATTACTGGCGGGTAGCAAGGATGCCTCGGCCCGTACACGCGGCAAGGTTACCCGGGCGCATAATGACACCAAGGCGCTGAGCACAAGCCTTTCGAATGCGACATTGGCGCATGACAACCTTGCGCAGTTTTTGAAGTCCCATCACCTGCATGATGATCCAACCTATGACCGACTGGCCGATATCAAGGCACGCGGCAAAATCCGCATCGCCATTGAACCGGCCTTTGTCGGGTTGTCATTCCGCCTTAAGCCAAATGATCCGTTGCGTGGCCTTGATGCCGATTACGCAAGGGCACTTGCCAAATGGCTGGGCGTTGAATGTGAATTTGTTGAACATCCCTGGGATCTTCTGACCGAACTTCTTTTTGTCGGAGCCAAACCGGGTGCGCCGACCGCCGATGTGGTCTGGAGCGCCCTGCCCCCCAGCGACTTTTACAAGGGTGTCGCTTATTCAGATACCTACACATACCTCAACTTCGCGCTTTGTCGGCGGGCCGGGAATACGGCGATCAATCGCCTTTCGGACCTCGATGGCAAGGTGTTGGGTATCATCAATGATCCGGTGGCGTTTCAGGTTCTTGAAGAACAGGGGCTGCGCTGGGCGGATAATGAAAGCAATCCGGGCGGCATCGCCAAGCTTTCCAACCTGATTGCCTATAGCGACCAGACACGCCTGCATGATGCCTTGGCCGACGGGGCCGTTGATGCCTTTGCGGTTGATCAGCCGATCTTCCACTGGGCGGCAAATAACCCGGAAAGCCCATGGCATGGCCGCATTGAAGTCCTGCCGGGTAATATCCTGCCGCTGCCTTATTACTATACTGCCGCGGTGGCCGCAGAACCGGCATCCTGGAAGTTGTTGTGCGCGATCAACGCATTCATTGCCGAGTTCCGTGGCACGTCTGCGCGCGCCGAGATCGAAAAACTGTGGCAGGGCCAGGCGCTTGAACATCATCTGACCTACAAGGACGAGGCCGGAAATCTGATCGGGGCCGATGAACTGGCAACCCTGTATCACGCTCATTGCCGCAAGTTCGGTATTGCCGAGTGCTAG
- a CDS encoding DeoR/GlpR family DNA-binding transcription regulator: MAANKKSLRQQRILGELDLEPALRIADLAERLNVSNETIRRDFDELTSQGLINRTYGGAVRRHASEPGLNERHQLHIAERESIAKQSIPVLAGARHIMIGSGATTVHVAKRLAVTMNDLTVITHSFGVATVLAINPTIRVIMAPGLYHAQEGAMHGAQTVRFLENYRVEWAILGASGLDGDGASDALIEAADVYSVMMERATRSMIVADHTKFNQAFPARYCDWTSVDVLVSDESPMGVLDETIRAGGCTIKAPTRS; encoded by the coding sequence ATGGCTGCAAACAAAAAATCCCTGCGACAACAACGCATTCTTGGCGAACTGGATCTCGAACCGGCACTTCGGATCGCAGATCTTGCCGAACGTTTGAATGTCTCGAATGAAACCATTCGACGCGACTTTGACGAACTGACATCGCAAGGACTGATCAACCGCACCTATGGTGGGGCAGTTCGCCGCCACGCCAGCGAACCGGGCCTGAATGAACGCCATCAGCTTCACATTGCCGAACGTGAAAGCATCGCCAAGCAATCCATCCCGGTTCTGGCAGGCGCACGCCACATCATGATCGGGTCGGGGGCAACCACGGTGCATGTCGCCAAACGCCTTGCCGTCACCATGAACGATCTTACCGTGATCACCCATTCCTTTGGTGTCGCCACGGTTCTTGCCATCAATCCGACGATCCGCGTGATCATGGCACCGGGCCTTTATCACGCGCAGGAAGGTGCGATGCATGGTGCACAAACCGTGCGGTTTTTAGAAAACTACCGGGTGGAATGGGCCATTCTTGGCGCAAGTGGCCTTGATGGGGATGGGGCGAGCGATGCCTTGATCGAGGCGGCTGACGTTTATTCCGTCATGATGGAACGCGCCACCCGCAGCATGATTGTTGCCGACCACACCAAGTTTAATCAGGCCTTTCCGGCGCGCTATTGCGACTGGACATCGGTCGATGTTCTGGTCAGTGATGAAAGCCCGATGGGTGTACTTGATGAAACCATCCGTGCCGGCGGCTGTACGATCAAAGCCCCGACGCGTAGCTAG